Proteins from a single region of Chryseobacterium sp. W4I1:
- a CDS encoding superoxide dismutase, whose amino-acid sequence MKILKVAALSAVFAAQFAFAQFKQTPLPYAYNALEGSVDAQTMEIHYSKHAAAYVANLNKAIAGTPQEKQTLFQILSGVSKLTPAVRNNAGGHYNHELFWTVLTPVKNTQPSEKLAKAITETFGSMDAFKEKISKAGADRFGSGWAWLSVDKSGKLFVSSTANQDNPLMDVVEEKGTPILGIDVWEHAYYLKYQNKRADYLNAIWNVLNWKEVSRRYDEALSKK is encoded by the coding sequence ATGAAGATTTTGAAAGTAGCAGCTTTAAGTGCCGTATTTGCTGCACAGTTTGCTTTTGCGCAGTTTAAGCAGACACCGCTTCCGTATGCATACAATGCACTGGAAGGTTCGGTAGATGCACAGACGATGGAAATTCACTATTCAAAACATGCTGCAGCGTATGTGGCCAATTTGAATAAAGCGATTGCAGGAACACCACAGGAAAAACAAACGCTTTTCCAGATCCTTTCCGGAGTTTCTAAACTGACGCCAGCAGTAAGAAACAATGCTGGTGGACATTACAACCACGAGCTTTTCTGGACGGTTCTTACACCCGTAAAAAACACGCAGCCTTCTGAAAAGCTGGCTAAGGCGATTACGGAAACTTTCGGAAGTATGGATGCATTCAAAGAAAAGATCAGCAAGGCTGGTGCAGATCGTTTCGGTTCAGGATGGGCATGGCTTTCTGTGGATAAGAGCGGGAAATTATTCGTTTCTTCTACAGCTAACCAGGATAATCCTCTGATGGATGTTGTAGAAGAAAAAGGAACACCGATCTTAGGAATTGATGTTTGGGAACACGCTTATTATTTGAAATACCAGAATAAAAGAGCAGACTACCTTAATGCCATCTGGAATGTGCTTAACTGGAAAGAAGTGAGCAGAAGATACGATGAAGCTCTAAGCAAGAAATAA